One Streptomyces sp. SAI-135 DNA segment encodes these proteins:
- a CDS encoding SCO2322 family protein, translating into MTTRRAVLLSLLAGLLLTVASPAHATGYRYWSFWDRTGATWTYATQGPSTTVPSDGDVQGFRFAVSEDSADADKPRGTASFSAICADTPARDGRKRVALVLDFGTASDAPAGETPPAGRTACASVPRDATTAEALASVAEPLRYNANALLCAVSGYPRTGCGEPVAEKGTGSEKGTGSEKNTSGSGPSVGLFAGAGAVAVLGAAAVWQARRRRNAP; encoded by the coding sequence GTGACGACCCGTCGGGCGGTCCTCCTCTCCCTCCTGGCCGGCCTCCTCCTGACCGTGGCGAGCCCGGCCCACGCGACGGGCTACCGCTACTGGTCCTTCTGGGACCGCACCGGGGCGACCTGGACCTACGCCACCCAGGGCCCCTCGACCACCGTCCCCTCCGACGGTGACGTCCAGGGTTTCCGCTTCGCGGTGAGCGAGGACTCGGCGGACGCCGACAAGCCCCGCGGGACCGCGTCGTTCTCGGCGATCTGCGCGGACACGCCCGCGCGGGACGGCCGTAAGCGGGTGGCCCTGGTCCTCGACTTCGGTACGGCGTCGGACGCCCCGGCCGGCGAGACACCCCCGGCGGGCCGCACCGCGTGCGCGTCGGTGCCCCGGGACGCGACCACGGCGGAGGCTCTGGCGTCGGTCGCCGAACCCCTCCGGTACAACGCGAACGCCCTGTTGTGCGCGGTCTCCGGGTATCCGCGGACGGGGTGCGGGGAGCCGGTCGCGGAGAAGGGGACCGGTTCGGAGAAGGGGACCGGTTCGGAGAAGAACACGTCGGGCTCCGGCCCGTCCGTGGGCCTGTTCGCCGGGGCGGGGGCGGTCGCTGTCCTGGGCGCGGCGGCGGTGTGGCAGGCGAGGCGGCGCAGGAATGCCCCGTAG
- a CDS encoding CbiQ family ECF transporter T component encodes MPRSPGVPPASLHPGAWWLWSLSLGIAATRTTNPLLLALLVAVSAYVVVSCRRNTPWSRSYAAFLKLALAVLLVRLLFTIVLGSPVPGTHVLVTLPELPLPDWAQGIRLGGRVTAESLVFALYDGLKLATLLVCVGAANALADPHRLLKSLPGALYELGVAVVVALTFAPHLIADVQRLRAARRLRGRPDTGLRGLLQVGLPVLEGALERSVALAAAMDARGYGRTAEVPPAVRRTTSALTLGGLLGVCAGTYGLLTAEGGTYGFPVLLAGLTAALAGLRLGGRRTPRTRYRPDRWTGRSLLVAGSGAAVAAAMFLAGAADPAALHPGVVPLVAPSLPLRPAAAVLLGLLPAFLAPAPKEPSP; translated from the coding sequence ATGCCCCGTAGCCCGGGCGTCCCGCCCGCCTCCCTGCACCCCGGCGCCTGGTGGCTGTGGTCCCTGTCCCTCGGGATCGCGGCCACCCGCACCACCAACCCCCTCCTCCTCGCCCTCCTCGTCGCCGTCTCCGCCTACGTGGTGGTGAGCTGCCGCCGGAACACCCCCTGGTCCCGCTCGTATGCCGCGTTCCTCAAGCTCGCCCTCGCCGTGCTCCTCGTCCGGCTCCTCTTCACGATCGTGCTCGGTTCCCCCGTACCGGGCACCCATGTGCTCGTCACCCTGCCCGAACTGCCCCTCCCCGACTGGGCCCAGGGCATCCGCCTGGGCGGCCGGGTCACCGCGGAGTCCCTGGTCTTCGCCCTCTACGACGGCCTCAAACTGGCCACCCTCCTCGTCTGCGTCGGCGCTGCGAACGCCCTCGCCGACCCGCACCGCCTCCTCAAGTCCCTCCCCGGAGCCCTCTACGAACTCGGCGTGGCGGTCGTGGTGGCCCTGACCTTCGCCCCCCATCTCATCGCCGACGTCCAGCGCCTGCGCGCCGCCCGCCGCCTCCGCGGCCGCCCGGACACCGGCCTCCGCGGTCTCCTCCAGGTCGGACTGCCGGTCCTGGAGGGCGCGCTGGAACGCTCGGTCGCCCTCGCAGCGGCGATGGACGCCCGCGGCTACGGCCGTACGGCCGAGGTCCCGCCCGCGGTCCGCCGTACGACCAGCGCGCTCACCCTCGGCGGGCTGCTCGGGGTGTGCGCGGGAACGTACGGACTGCTCACGGCCGAGGGCGGCACGTACGGCTTCCCCGTGCTCCTCGCCGGTCTCACGGCGGCCCTCGCGGGTCTGCGTCTGGGCGGTCGCCGCACCCCGCGCACCCGTTACCGCCCGGACCGCTGGACCGGCAGGTCCCTGTTGGTCGCCGGTTCCGGCGCGGCCGTGGCGGCGGCGATGTTCCTCGCGGGGGCGGCCGATCCGGCCGCCCTGCACCCCGGTGTGGTGCCGCTCGTCGCCCCTTCCCTGCCGCTCCGGCCGGCCGCGGCGGTCCTCCTGGGTCTCCTGCCGGCCTTCCTCGCCCCCGCCCCCAAGGAGCCGTCGCCGTGA
- a CDS encoding ABC transporter ATP-binding protein has translation MIRFEDVSVTYDGAPGPTVRGVDLDVPEGELVLLVGPSGVGKSTILGAVGGLVPHFTGGTLRGRVTVAGRDTRTHKPRELADVVGTVGQDPLSHFVTDTVEDELAYGMESLGLPPAVMRRRVEETLDLLGLAPLRDRPLATLSGGQQQRVAIGSVLTPHPGVLVLDEPTSALDPAAAEEVLAVLQRLVHDLGTTILMAEHRLERVIQYADQVALLRAPGEPPVLGTPADIMAVSPVYPPVVDLGRLAGWDPLPLTVRDARRRAGDLRERLAVRAPKENAPAVADGGTTGQNAPAAADGETPPLGPPAPAPDHESETGGAGGKHGTPRRRRVFRSRPASTPASTPTPHLAETRALSVRRAHVQALHGIDLTIHPGETIALMGRNGAGKSTLLNTLVGLVAPNSGTVRVGGAQPNRTAPRDLVRRVGLVPQEPRDLLYADTVAAECRAADQDAAAAPGTCRALVSDLLPGVTDDTHPRDLSEGQRLALALAVVLTARPPLLLLDEPTRGLDYAAKARLVRLLGELAAAGHAIVLATHDVELAAELAHRVVLLAEGEVIADGPAGEVITSSPSFAPQVSKVLAPQRWLTVAQVRQALS, from the coding sequence GTGATCCGCTTCGAGGACGTCTCCGTGACCTACGACGGGGCGCCCGGACCCACCGTCCGGGGCGTCGACCTCGACGTGCCCGAGGGTGAACTCGTGCTGCTCGTGGGGCCGTCGGGGGTGGGCAAGTCCACGATCCTCGGCGCGGTCGGCGGGCTCGTGCCGCACTTCACCGGCGGCACCCTGCGCGGCCGGGTCACGGTGGCCGGCCGCGACACCCGCACCCACAAGCCGCGCGAACTGGCCGACGTGGTCGGCACGGTGGGCCAGGATCCGCTGTCCCACTTCGTGACGGACACCGTGGAGGACGAACTCGCTTACGGCATGGAGTCGTTGGGCCTGCCGCCGGCGGTGATGCGCCGCCGGGTGGAGGAGACCCTGGACCTGCTGGGCCTGGCTCCCCTGCGGGACCGTCCCCTGGCCACCCTCTCCGGCGGTCAGCAGCAGCGCGTGGCGATCGGCTCGGTCCTCACCCCGCACCCCGGCGTCCTGGTCCTGGACGAACCGACCTCGGCCCTCGACCCCGCGGCGGCGGAGGAGGTCCTGGCCGTGCTCCAACGCCTGGTCCACGACCTCGGCACCACGATCCTCATGGCCGAACACCGCCTGGAACGCGTCATCCAGTACGCCGACCAGGTCGCCCTCCTGCGGGCCCCCGGGGAGCCACCGGTCCTCGGCACCCCGGCCGACATCATGGCCGTGTCCCCGGTGTACCCCCCGGTGGTGGACCTGGGCCGCCTGGCGGGCTGGGACCCCCTGCCCCTGACGGTGCGGGACGCGCGGCGCAGGGCGGGGGACCTCAGGGAGCGACTGGCCGTGCGGGCACCGAAGGAGAACGCGCCCGCGGTCGCCGACGGAGGGACGACCGGACAGAACGCACCCGCGGCCGCCGACGGCGAGACGCCCCCACTGGGGCCACCCGCACCCGCACCCGACCACGAAAGCGAAACGGGTGGTGCGGGTGGGAAGCACGGAACGCCCCGCCGAAGGCGGGTGTTCCGCAGCCGCCCAGCCTCCACCCCCGCCTCCACTCCCACCCCCCACCTCGCCGAAACCCGCGCCCTCTCCGTGCGCCGGGCCCACGTCCAGGCCCTGCACGGCATCGACCTCACCATCCACCCCGGCGAGACCATCGCCCTCATGGGCCGCAACGGCGCCGGAAAGTCCACGCTCCTCAACACCCTCGTAGGACTCGTGGCACCGAACAGCGGCACGGTCCGGGTAGGCGGCGCCCAGCCGAACCGCACCGCCCCGCGCGACCTCGTCCGCCGGGTGGGCCTGGTCCCCCAGGAACCCCGCGACCTCCTCTACGCCGACACCGTCGCCGCCGAGTGCCGGGCCGCCGACCAGGACGCCGCGGCCGCCCCCGGTACCTGCCGGGCCCTCGTCTCGGACCTGCTCCCGGGCGTGACCGACGACACCCACCCCCGCGACCTCTCCGAAGGCCAGCGGCTCGCCCTCGCCCTCGCCGTGGTGCTGACCGCCCGCCCGCCCCTCCTGCTCCTGGACGAACCGACCCGCGGCCTGGACTACGCGGCGAAGGCCCGCCTGGTCCGGCTGCTCGGGGAGCTCGCCGCCGCCGGCCACGCGATCGTGCTGGCCACCCATGACGTGGAGCTCGCCGCCGAGCTCGCGCACCGGGTGGTCCTGCTGGCCGAGGGAGAGGTGATCGCCGACGGCCCGGCGGGGGAGGTCATCACCTCCTCGCCCTCCTTCGCCCCGCAGGTCAGCAAGGTCCTCGCCCCGCAGAGGTGGCTGACGGTCGCCCAGGTGAGGCAGGCCCTGTCATGA
- a CDS encoding ECF transporter S component produces the protein MTRAVRLGPRSVLALALVSAVGVAAFGWPFLAPPASQVGSHAQDAPWLFAGLLVLLVAVVAAALAESGLGPKAVAMLGVLAATGAALRPIGAGTAGIEPMFFLMVLSGRVLGPGFGFALGNVTMFASALLTGGVGPWMPFQMLAMGWFTMGAGLLPVPARTRGRAEVGVLAAYGFFAAFAYGTAMNMAGWPFLGALASDIAFDPHADVPANLARFLAYCVATSLGWDLGRALVTVVLTLTLGPALLRGLRRATRRAAFEAPVTFEAPER, from the coding sequence ATGACCCGGGCCGTCCGTCTCGGCCCGCGCTCCGTCCTCGCCCTCGCCCTGGTCAGCGCCGTGGGTGTCGCCGCGTTCGGCTGGCCCTTCCTCGCCCCGCCCGCCTCCCAGGTCGGCAGCCACGCCCAGGACGCCCCCTGGCTCTTCGCCGGGCTGCTCGTCCTGCTCGTCGCGGTGGTCGCCGCGGCGCTCGCGGAGTCGGGGCTGGGGCCGAAGGCCGTGGCGATGCTCGGCGTGCTCGCGGCGACCGGGGCCGCGCTCAGGCCGATCGGTGCGGGCACCGCCGGTATCGAGCCGATGTTCTTCCTGATGGTGCTCAGCGGCCGGGTCCTCGGGCCGGGTTTCGGCTTCGCGCTCGGCAACGTCACGATGTTCGCGTCCGCCCTGCTCACGGGCGGGGTGGGGCCGTGGATGCCGTTCCAGATGCTGGCGATGGGCTGGTTCACGATGGGCGCGGGCCTGCTGCCGGTGCCGGCCCGGACGCGGGGCCGTGCCGAGGTCGGGGTCCTTGCCGCCTACGGCTTCTTCGCCGCCTTCGCCTACGGCACCGCCATGAACATGGCCGGCTGGCCCTTCCTGGGCGCCCTCGCCTCGGACATCGCCTTCGACCCGCACGCGGACGTGCCGGCCAACCTGGCCCGCTTCCTCGCGTACTGCGTGGCCACGTCCCTCGGCTGGGACCTCGGCCGGGCCCTGGTCACCGTCGTCCTGACGCTCACCCTCGGCCCGGCCCTCCTCCGGGGGCTGCGCCGGGCCACCCGCCGTGCGGCCTTCGAGGCCCCGGTCACATTCGAGGCGCCCGAGCGGTGA
- a CDS encoding transglycosylase SLT domain-containing protein, whose amino-acid sequence MSVSRFARRIASPKKAITTAAMAAATAGLVLTAAPAQAATTNSPAQAKAIAHKMIPNAAQYNAFSKIVEHESGWDVDATNASSGAYGLVQALPGSKMASAGADWKTNAKTQIKWGLDYMNSRYGSPTAAWAFWQANGWY is encoded by the coding sequence GTGTCCGTCTCCCGCTTCGCCCGCCGCATCGCTTCCCCGAAGAAGGCCATCACCACCGCCGCGATGGCCGCCGCCACCGCCGGCCTGGTCCTGACCGCGGCGCCGGCCCAGGCGGCCACGACCAACTCGCCCGCCCAGGCCAAGGCCATCGCGCACAAGATGATCCCGAACGCCGCGCAGTACAACGCGTTCAGCAAGATCGTCGAGCACGAGAGCGGCTGGGACGTCGACGCCACCAACGCCTCCTCCGGCGCCTACGGCCTGGTCCAGGCCCTGCCCGGCTCCAAGATGGCCTCGGCCGGCGCCGACTGGAAGACCAACGCCAAGACCCAGATCAAGTGGGGCCTCGACTACATGAACTCCCGCTACGGCAGCCCGACCGCCGCCTGGGCCTTCTGGCAGGCCAACGGCTGGTACTGA
- a CDS encoding alpha/beta hydrolase — protein MSDETRTSLATRAGRRTRRGLAAAAALLLAGLAMAPAAAGSEHTRQTRRGDLVAVVPVADRDAGRTRSFLAVQHVDTGVVRYGVRAYRLTYRTVDPYGAPTTATGLLTLPRGGSHRLDLVSDTHGTMVDRAYAPSVSEDLGRVPSYVHASAGRAVAAPDYLGLGEGPGPHPYLDTASSVTASVDMLRAARTAAQRLGRPLTGAVYATGFSQGGQVAMALGKALEAGADRHFRLTALAPVSGPYDLEGTEMPALFDGRVNDTSGVLYISYWLVAQNRLHPLYKDPSEVFRKPYAGRVERLLDGSHEQEDVVRGLAPSVEQLLTPAFFERLRHPSGAVLDAMRAADHTCDWKPDVPVRLYAGTGDTDVPVGNTRTCARTLAGQGARVRVVELGAVDHFGSVLAAAPQVVRFFDGVRR, from the coding sequence ATGAGTGACGAGACGCGCACCTCCCTTGCGACACGGGCGGGCCGGCGCACGCGCAGGGGGCTCGCCGCGGCGGCGGCCCTGCTGCTCGCCGGACTCGCCATGGCTCCGGCGGCGGCCGGCAGCGAGCACACGCGGCAGACGCGGCGCGGTGACCTGGTCGCCGTCGTCCCGGTCGCCGACCGGGACGCCGGGCGGACCAGGTCGTTCCTGGCCGTGCAGCACGTCGACACCGGCGTGGTGCGGTACGGCGTCCGGGCGTACCGGCTGACGTACCGGACCGTCGACCCGTACGGGGCACCCACCACCGCGACCGGGCTGCTGACGCTTCCCCGGGGCGGTTCCCACCGCCTCGACCTGGTCTCCGACACCCACGGCACGATGGTCGACCGCGCCTACGCGCCCTCGGTGAGCGAGGACCTCGGGCGGGTGCCGTCGTACGTGCACGCCTCCGCGGGCCGGGCGGTCGCCGCCCCCGACTACCTCGGTCTCGGTGAGGGGCCCGGCCCGCATCCGTACCTGGACACCGCCTCGTCCGTGACCGCCTCCGTCGACATGCTGCGGGCCGCGCGGACGGCCGCGCAGCGGCTCGGCCGCCCGCTGACCGGTGCCGTGTACGCGACGGGCTTCTCACAGGGCGGCCAGGTCGCGATGGCGCTCGGCAAGGCGCTCGAAGCAGGCGCCGACCGGCACTTCCGACTGACGGCCCTCGCGCCGGTCAGCGGCCCGTACGACCTGGAGGGCACGGAGATGCCCGCCCTGTTCGACGGCCGGGTCAACGACACCAGCGGAGTCCTCTACATCTCTTACTGGCTGGTCGCCCAGAACCGCCTGCACCCCCTCTACAAGGACCCCTCCGAGGTCTTCCGCAAGCCGTACGCGGGCCGGGTCGAGCGCCTGCTGGACGGGAGCCACGAGCAGGAGGACGTCGTCAGAGGACTCGCGCCCTCGGTGGAACAGCTGCTCACCCCCGCCTTCTTCGAGCGGCTGCGGCACCCCTCGGGTGCGGTGCTGGACGCGATGCGGGCCGCCGACCACACCTGCGACTGGAAGCCGGACGTGCCGGTGCGGCTGTACGCCGGGACCGGTGACACCGACGTGCCCGTCGGCAACACCCGGACATGCGCCCGCACCCTCGCAGGTCAGGGAGCGAGGGTGCGGGTGGTCGAACTGGGGGCCGTGGACCACTTCGGGTCGGTCCTGGCGGCGGCCCCCCAGGTGGTGCGGTTCTTCGACGGCGTACGGCGGTGA
- a CDS encoding YoaK family protein: MSEHSGTDTRPARDPEARGLRLVAVLLVLTVVSGLIDAVSYLGLEHVFTANMTGNVVVLGFAAAGAPGFSVAHTLTSLGSFVVGAVAGGRVAVRLGSGSRRIWARLTLAAEAVLLGVSAVVAFAAPGATATVYTLIAVTAFAMGLRNATVRKLGVPDLTTTVLTMTLTGLAADSRAGGGPGTRSPRRTASVVAMVAGAALGAWLVLHHGLAIPLAIAAGLVAVLAVTASGRE, translated from the coding sequence ATGAGCGAACACAGCGGCACCGACACGAGGCCGGCCCGCGACCCCGAGGCGCGCGGGCTGCGCCTGGTGGCCGTCCTGCTGGTGCTGACGGTGGTCAGCGGACTGATCGACGCCGTCAGCTATCTCGGCCTCGAACACGTCTTCACCGCGAACATGACGGGCAACGTGGTCGTGCTCGGCTTCGCCGCGGCCGGGGCGCCCGGCTTCTCGGTGGCGCACACGCTGACCTCGCTGGGGTCGTTCGTGGTGGGCGCGGTGGCGGGCGGCCGGGTCGCGGTACGGCTCGGCTCGGGCTCCCGCCGCATCTGGGCCCGGCTCACGCTCGCCGCCGAGGCGGTCCTGCTGGGGGTGTCGGCCGTGGTCGCCTTCGCCGCGCCCGGCGCCACGGCCACCGTCTACACCCTCATCGCCGTCACGGCGTTCGCCATGGGACTGCGCAACGCCACGGTCCGCAAGCTCGGCGTCCCTGACCTGACGACGACCGTGCTGACCATGACGTTGACCGGTCTGGCCGCCGACTCCCGGGCCGGCGGCGGCCCCGGCACCCGCTCCCCGCGCCGTACGGCGTCGGTGGTCGCGATGGTGGCCGGGGCCGCCCTGGGCGCCTGGCTGGTCCTCCACCACGGCCTCGCGATCCCGCTGGCGATCGCGGCGGGGCTGGTGGCGGTGCTGGCGGTGACCGCGTCGGGGCGGGAGTAG
- a CDS encoding alpha/beta hydrolase has protein sequence MPYITVGEENSAPIELYYEDHGTGQPVVLIHGYPLDGHSWEKQLPALLEAGHRVITYDRRGFGRSSQPTTGYDYDTFAADLDKVLTTLDLTDAVLVGFSMGTGEVGRYLGTYGSGRVAKAAFLASLEPFLLKTDDNPTGVDQSVFDGILEAVTKDRYAYFDAFYQDFYNLDETLGSRISEAAVRGSWNVAAGASAHASVACVPTWITDFRADVAKIDVPALILHGTGDRILPIDATGRPFHALLPAAEYVEIEGAPHGLLWTHAEEVTSALLSFLAK, from the coding sequence ATGCCGTACATCACCGTTGGCGAAGAGAACAGCGCGCCGATCGAGCTCTACTACGAGGACCACGGCACCGGACAGCCCGTCGTCCTGATCCACGGCTACCCGCTCGACGGCCACTCCTGGGAGAAGCAGCTCCCCGCCCTGCTGGAGGCCGGCCACCGGGTCATCACCTACGACCGCCGCGGCTTCGGCCGCTCCTCGCAGCCCACCACCGGCTACGACTACGACACCTTCGCCGCCGACCTCGACAAGGTCCTCACCACCCTCGACCTGACCGACGCGGTCCTGGTCGGCTTCTCCATGGGCACCGGCGAGGTGGGCCGCTACCTGGGCACCTACGGCTCCGGCCGGGTCGCCAAGGCCGCCTTCCTGGCCTCCCTGGAGCCCTTCCTGCTCAAGACCGACGACAACCCCACCGGCGTCGACCAGTCCGTCTTCGACGGCATCCTGGAAGCCGTCACCAAGGATCGCTACGCCTACTTCGACGCCTTCTACCAGGACTTCTACAACCTGGACGAGACGCTCGGCAGTCGCATCAGCGAAGCCGCCGTCCGCGGCAGCTGGAACGTGGCCGCGGGCGCCTCGGCCCACGCCTCGGTGGCCTGCGTGCCCACCTGGATCACCGACTTCCGCGCCGACGTCGCCAAGATCGACGTACCCGCGCTGATCCTGCACGGCACCGGCGACCGCATCCTGCCCATCGACGCCACCGGCCGCCCCTTCCACGCACTGCTGCCCGCCGCCGAGTACGTCGAGATCGAGGGCGCCCCGCACGGCCTGCTGTGGACCCACGCCGAGGAGGTCACCTCCGCGCTGCTGTCCTTCCTCGCGAAGTAG
- a CDS encoding helix-turn-helix domain-containing protein: MTSPVSAVQQSDVPPGGTAFGVMLRSLRRAARLTLEELSEASGVSVRALGDLERGRSRGPQRRTVDALAAALRLDAEQAERLRRLAEAGRDRGGPPAAPYLLRTVPDFTGRGQELADLEALATGTRTRAAVLFGPGGQGKTTLAAEAVRRLAGAFPDGSVCVQLHGMSDSPLSASEALVLLLTALGHPADRIPVDPVAREAVYRAALAGRRTLVVLDDAADETRTRPLLPDAEGSFVLITSRRPLAGLEGVRRIRLGGLSGGESTRLLERILGASRTEGQSEAVTRLTELCGHLPLALRIVGNRLSSRPSWTPAHLVGQLADEGRRLNGLVAGDLAVRSALALSYGQLTPPHRLLLRRLSLVPGHDTGPELAAVLTGEDPLTIAGSLDLLVDRGLLEETAPGRYALHDLVRLFAREQLGAEEPESVTGAVRLRMADWLLRSASAAGRRFEAPGAPEPWAGEPVPFTPGSAEEAEEWLTAERSNWAGALPSMFAADRHQEILHASRTLYWFSDRWCLWPEWRTLFSHGARSAAALGDRAAEAHQLNCLAWAHSVGACRYEEAEQLARQALELASETGDLDQQAWAWSYISGACMGLGRPAEAAQAAARATQLFDTTGDSTGKAVSQRVLGTALRESGRGEEALALHRALLGTRTGDVPGLNEFAAALLRCETARDLLALERWSEAAEVFRSVGTPLDHAGVDRLHAHTSLGLATALEHRGDLTEAHEHYTRARALFTQFGDTASATEATAGVERTRNPSQR, from the coding sequence ATGACCAGTCCTGTTTCCGCAGTCCAGCAGTCCGATGTCCCTCCTGGCGGCACCGCCTTCGGTGTGATGCTGCGCTCCCTGCGCCGGGCCGCCCGGCTGACCCTGGAGGAGCTGTCCGAGGCGTCCGGGGTGAGCGTGCGCGCGCTCGGTGACCTGGAGCGCGGGCGCAGCCGGGGGCCGCAGCGCCGTACCGTCGACGCGCTCGCCGCCGCCCTGCGGCTCGACGCCGAGCAGGCCGAGCGCCTGCGTCGGCTGGCCGAGGCCGGCCGGGACCGCGGGGGCCCGCCGGCCGCGCCGTATCTCCTGCGGACCGTCCCGGACTTCACCGGCCGCGGACAGGAACTGGCGGACCTGGAGGCGCTCGCCACCGGTACCCGCACGCGTGCGGCGGTGCTGTTCGGGCCGGGCGGGCAGGGCAAGACCACCTTGGCGGCGGAGGCGGTACGGCGGCTCGCGGGCGCCTTCCCGGACGGCAGCGTCTGCGTCCAGCTGCACGGCATGAGCGACTCCCCGCTGTCGGCGTCCGAGGCGCTGGTCCTCCTGCTGACGGCACTGGGGCATCCCGCGGACCGGATCCCCGTCGACCCCGTGGCCCGCGAGGCGGTCTACCGGGCGGCGCTGGCCGGCCGGCGGACGCTGGTCGTCCTCGACGACGCGGCCGACGAGACCCGGACCAGGCCGCTGCTGCCCGATGCCGAGGGCAGTTTCGTGCTGATCACCAGCAGGCGTCCGCTGGCGGGTCTCGAAGGTGTGCGGCGGATCAGGCTCGGCGGGCTCAGCGGCGGGGAGTCGACGCGGCTGCTGGAGCGGATCCTCGGCGCCTCGCGGACCGAGGGCCAGTCCGAGGCGGTCACCCGGCTGACCGAGCTGTGCGGCCACCTCCCGCTGGCCCTGCGCATCGTCGGCAACCGCCTCTCCAGCCGCCCGAGTTGGACCCCGGCCCATCTGGTGGGCCAACTCGCCGACGAGGGGCGCAGGTTGAACGGACTGGTCGCGGGCGACCTCGCCGTGCGCAGCGCCCTGGCCCTCTCCTACGGCCAGCTCACACCGCCGCACCGGCTGTTGCTGCGCCGCCTGTCTCTCGTCCCCGGCCACGACACCGGCCCCGAGCTCGCCGCGGTACTGACCGGCGAGGACCCGCTCACCATCGCGGGCTCCCTCGACCTGCTGGTGGACCGGGGCCTGCTGGAGGAGACCGCGCCGGGCCGGTACGCCCTGCACGATCTCGTACGGCTCTTCGCGCGCGAGCAACTGGGCGCGGAGGAGCCCGAGTCGGTGACCGGGGCGGTGCGGTTGCGGATGGCGGACTGGCTGTTGCGGTCGGCCTCCGCGGCGGGCCGCCGGTTCGAGGCGCCCGGCGCGCCGGAACCCTGGGCGGGCGAACCCGTCCCGTTCACCCCCGGGTCCGCCGAGGAGGCGGAGGAGTGGCTCACCGCCGAGCGCTCCAACTGGGCGGGCGCCCTGCCCTCGATGTTCGCGGCGGACCGGCACCAGGAGATCCTGCACGCCTCGCGCACCCTCTACTGGTTCTCCGACCGCTGGTGCCTGTGGCCCGAGTGGCGGACCCTCTTCTCCCACGGCGCCCGGTCCGCGGCCGCCCTCGGGGACCGCGCGGCCGAGGCCCATCAGCTCAACTGCCTCGCCTGGGCCCACTCGGTCGGCGCCTGCCGGTACGAGGAGGCCGAGCAACTCGCCCGCCAAGCACTGGAGTTGGCCTCGGAGACCGGTGACCTGGACCAGCAGGCCTGGGCGTGGTCGTACATCAGCGGGGCCTGCATGGGCCTGGGCCGGCCCGCGGAGGCGGCGCAGGCGGCGGCCCGGGCCACCCAACTCTTCGACACCACCGGGGACTCCACCGGCAAGGCCGTCTCCCAGCGCGTCCTCGGCACCGCCCTGCGCGAGTCGGGCCGCGGCGAGGAGGCGCTGGCCCTGCACCGGGCCCTGCTCGGCACCAGGACCGGCGACGTTCCCGGTCTGAACGAGTTCGCGGCCGCCCTGCTGCGCTGTGAGACGGCCAGGGACCTGCTGGCCCTGGAGCGCTGGTCCGAGGCGGCGGAGGTCTTCCGCAGCGTCGGCACACCCCTCGACCACGCCGGCGTCGACCGCCTCCACGCCCACACCTCCCTCGGCCTCGCCACGGCCCTGGAACACCGCGGCGACCTCACCGAGGCCCACGAGCACTACACCCGGGCCCGCGCGCTCTTCACCCAGTTCGGCGACACGGCGTCGGCGACGGAGGCCACCGCGGGGGTCGAGCGAACCCGGAATCCTTCTCAACGGTGA